The proteins below come from a single Scatophagus argus isolate fScaArg1 chromosome 15, fScaArg1.pri, whole genome shotgun sequence genomic window:
- the LOC124072261 gene encoding leucine-rich repeat and fibronectin type-III domain-containing protein 2 gives MDKVVISLLLLGTAVTMVHACPKYCVCQNLSESLGTLCPSKGLLFVPPDIDRRTVELRLGGNFILKITTQDFANMTGLVDLTLSRNTISTIQPFSFIDLETLRSLHLDSNRLTELGPDDLRGLVNLQHLILNNNQLSRISKATFDDLLLTLEDLDLSYNNLRSVPWEAIRKMVNLHQMSLDHNLISFIAEGTFTDLEKLARLDLTSNRLQKLPPDPIFARSQSSVVMSTPYAPPLSLSFGGNPLHCNCEVLWLRRLEREDDMETCASPASLKGRYFWSVREEEFVCEPPLITQHTHKLLVLEGQTASLRCKAVGDPMPTVHWVAPDDRLISNSSRATVYENGTLDITITTSKDYGIFTCIAANAAGESTASIELSIIQLPHLNNGTNRTTQSKSGLSDITSSTKISKGEPKPLPEKVVSVSEVTAVSALVKWTVNKSTPKVKMYQLQYNCSEDEVLIYRMIPMTNRAFVVTNLVPGMQYDLCVLAIWDDTATTLTATNIVGCVQFITREDYPQCQSLHSGFLGGTMILVIGGIIVATLLVFIIILMVRYKVTSGIQTNKLPNVSNTYSQTNGGLNRFNGAPPQVKSTMVVMREEMVEFKCGSLQSSLSSSSSSSNSLDSQTGRRAGDRYSVQGSECSTLPSSKFRRHGAKSRPNLDHLLGAFTSLELRGVARDHQGASAPSNTSNAMMTVAMVPPSDKEPLLGRAESTTMLGRLLGLPQEGKPKRSHSFDMGHVGATQCRSSYPRRISNIWTKRSLSVNGMLLQYDDSEDEKPTFESSEWVMESTV, from the exons ATGGACAAAGTGGTCATCAGTCTCCTGCTTCTGGGAACCGCAGTTACGATGGTCCATGCATGTCCCAAATACTGTGTCTGCCAGAACCTCTCAGAGTCTCTGGGGACACTATGCCCCTCTAAAGGTCTGCTCTTTGTACCGCCGGACATTGACCGGCGAACTGTGGAGCTACGACTGGGCGGAAACTTCATTCTCAAGATCACCACTCAGGACTTTGCCAATATGACAGGTCTGGTAGATCTCACCTTGTCCCGCAACACCATCAGCACCATCCAGCCTTTCTCTTTCATCGACCTGGAGACATTGAGATCTTTGCACCTCGATAGTAACCGCTTGACTGAGCTGGGACCAGATGACCTCCGAGGGCTGGTCAACTTACAGCACCTGATCCTCAATAACAATCAGCTGAGTCGGATCTCTAAAGCAACCTTTGACGACTTATTACTGACACTGGAGGATCTGGATTTGTCATATAACAACTTGCGCAGTGTGCCTTGGGAAGCCATCCGCAAGATGGTCAACCTCCATCAGATGAGTCTGGATCATAACCTCATCTCCTTCATTGCTGAGGGGACCTTTACAGATCTGGAAAAACTGGCCCGCTTGGACCTGACCTCCAACCGTCTGCAGAAACTCCCTCCAGACCCCATCTTTGCACGCTCTCAGAGCAGTGTAGTGATGAGCACTCCTTATGCACCTCCACTCTCTCTAAGCTTTGGTGGAAATCCATTGCACTGCAACTGCGAAGTGCTTTGGCTTCGAAGGCTGGAGCGTGAGGATGATATGGAAACCTGCGCTTCTCCTGCTAGTCTAAAGGGGCGCTACTTCTGGTCTGTTCGTGAGGAGGAGTTTGTTTGTGAGCCCCCTCTAATTACACAACATACGCACAAGTTACTAGTGCTGGAAGGCCAAACAGCTAGCTTGCGTTGCAAAGCAGTTGGTGATCCGATGCCAACTGTTCACTGGGTTGCTCCTGATGACCGTTTGATCAGCAACTCCTCCCGAGCAACGGTATATGAAAATGGCACCCTGGACATTACTATCACCACATCTAAGGATTATGGGATCTTCACTTGCATAGCTGCCAATGCTGCTGGGGAATCTACAGCCTCCATTGAGCTATCAATCATTCAACTGCCCCATCTGAATAATGGCACAAACCGCACTACACAGTCCAAGTCTGGGCTTTCAGACATAACTAGTTCTACCAAGATCAGTAAAGGGGAGCCTAAACCTCTGCCAGAGAAGGTGGTGTCTGTATCAGAAGTAACCGCTGTCTCTGCTCTGGTCAAGTGGACTGTTAACAAATCAACTCCAAAGGTCAAAATGTATCAGCTTCAGTACAATTGCTCTGAGGATGAGGTCCTTATTTACAG GATGATTCCCATGACAAACAGAGCCTTTGTGGTCACAAATCTTGTCCCAGGGATGCAGTATGACCTATGTGTTTTAGCCATCTGGGATGACACTGCCACCACCCTCACTGCCACCAACATTGTTGGCTGTGTCCAGTTCATCACCAGGGAGGACTACCCACAATGCCAGTCTCTTCATAGTGGTTTCTTGGGTGGCACCATGATCCTGGTCATTGGCGGCATCATTGTGGCTACACTCCTGGTGTTTATCATCATCCTCATGGTGCGGTACAAGGTGACCAGTGGCATCCAGACTAATAAATTACCCAATGTGAGCAACACATACTCTCAAACAAATGGGGGGTTGAATAGGTTCAATGGTGCCCCACCACAAGTCAAATCCACCATGGTGGTCATGCGTGAGGAAATGGTAGAGTTCAAGTGTGGATCCCTCCAGAGCAGtctctcctcatcttcatcctcttctaACTCATTAGACAGCCAGACGGGAAGGAGAGCTGGTGACCGTTACAGCGTGCAGGGTAGTGAATGCAGCACTCTGCCAAGCAGCAAGTTTAGGAGGCATGGTGCCAAATCACGGCCAAATCTGGACCACCTCTTAGGGGCCTTCACCTCACTGGAGCTGAGGGGTGTAGCGAGGGACCACCAAGGGGCTTCTGCCCCCTCCAACACTTCCAATGCTATGATGACGGTGGCCATGGTACCCCCGTCTGATAAAGAACCCCTGCTTGGGAGGGCTGAGTCAACCACCATGCTGGGACGTCTCCTAGGGCTGCCCCAGGAAGGTAAGCCCAAGAGGAGCCACTCATTTGACATGGGTCATGTGGGGGCCACTCAGTGTCGCAGCAGCTACCCACGCAGGATTAGTAACATCTGGACTAAGCGCAGTCTGTCTGTTAACGGCATGCTGCTGCAATATGACGACAGTGAGGATGAGAAGCCCACTTTTGAGAGCTCTGAGTGGGTGATGGAAAGCACAGTTTGA